Proteins found in one Primulina eburnea isolate SZY01 chromosome 16, ASM2296580v1, whole genome shotgun sequence genomic segment:
- the LOC140816228 gene encoding cellulose synthase A catalytic subunit 1 [UDP-forming]-like yields the protein MEASAGMVAGSHKRNELVRIRHDSDSGAKPLKNLNGQICQICGDTVGLTANGDVFVACNECGFPVCRACYEYERKDGNQSCPQCKTRYKRLKGSPRVDGDDDEDEDEDDLENEFLYSQGKNKARSQWQVDDADLSASSRREAHQPIRLLTNGQPVSGEIPPSMLDTQSVRSTSGPLGPGDRVHSLPYVDPQQPVPVRIVDPSKDLNSYGLGNVDWKERVEGWKLKQDKNMGQMANRYSEGKGDTEGTGSNGEELQMADDARQPMSRIVPISSSHLTPYRVIIILRLIILGFFLQYRCTHPVKDAYPLWLTSVICEVWFAFSWLLDQFPKWYPINRETYLERLAVRYDREGEPSQLAPIDIFVSTVDPMKEPPLITANTVLSILCVDYPVDKVSCYVSDDGASMLTFEALSETAEFARKWVPFCKKHNIEPRAPEFYFAQKIDYLKDKIQPSFVKERRSMKREYEEFKVRINALVAKAQKMPEEGWTMQDGTSWPGNNTRDHPGMIQVFLGHSGGLDTDGNELPRLVYVSREKRPGFQHHKKAGAMNALIRVSAVLTNGAYLLNVDCDHYFNNSKALKEAMCFMMDPAYGKKTCYVQFPQRFDGIDLHDRYANRNIVFFDINLKGLDGLQGPVYVGTGCCFNRQALYGYDPVLTEEDLQPNIIVRSCCGSRKKGKRANKKYIDKNRAVKRTESTIPIFNVEDMEDGVEGYDDEKSLLMSQKSLEKRFGQSPVFIAATFMEQGGIPPSTNPATLLKEAIHVISCGYEDKTEWGKEIGWIYGSVTEDILTGFKMHARGWISIYCMPPRPAFKGSAPINLSDRLNQVLRWALGSIEILLSRHCPIWYGYTGKLQLLERLAYINTIVYPLTSIPLIAYCILPAICLLTNKFIIPEISNFASMWFILLFVSIFATGILEMRWGGVTVEDWWRNEQFWVIGGTSAHLFAVFQGLLKVLAGIDTNFTVTSKASDEDGDFSELYVFKWTSLIIPPTTVLIVNLVGIVAGVSYAINSGYQSWGPLFGKLFFAIWVIVHLYPFLKGLLGRQNRTPTIVIVWSILLASIFSLLWVRIDPFTSEATKRAAQGQCGINC from the exons CCTGAAGAATTTGAATGGCCAGATATGCCAGATTTGTGGAGATACTGTTGGTCTGACTGCCAATGGAGATGTTTTTGTTGCTTGCAATGAATGTGGATTTCCAGTCTGCAGAGCTTGTTATGAATATGAACGAAAAGATGGAAACCAGTCATGCCCCCAGTGCAAGACTAGGTACAAGAGACTTAAAG GGAGTCCACGAGTTGACGGTGATGATGATGAGGACGAGGATGAGGATGATTTGGAAAACGAATTTCTTTACTCTCAAGGAAAGAACAAGGCTAGATCTCAGTGGCAGGTAGATGATGCCGATTTATCTGCATCTTCCAGACGTGAGGCTCATCAACCAATTCGTCTTCTTACCAATGGACAACCA GTCTCTGGTGAGATTCCCCCGTCTATGCTTGACACTCAATCTGTAAGAAGTACATCTGGACCTTTGGGCCCTGGAGACCGTGTTCACTCCCTTCCATATGTTGACCCCCAGCAACCAG TTCCTGTAAGGATTGTTGACCCTTCAAAAGACTTGAATTCTTATGGACTTGGGAACGTTGACTGGAAGGAGAGAGTGGAAGGTTGGAAACTAAAGCAGGACAAAAATATGGGGCAAATGGCCAACCGATACAGTGAAGGAAAAGGAGATACTGAAGGCACTGGGTCAAATGGAGAAGAACTACAAAT GGCTGATGATGCTCGCCAACCTATGAGCCGTATCGTTCCCATTTCTTCTTCTCATCTCACTCCTTATCGAGTCATAATCATACTTCGATTAATCATCTTGGGCTTTTTCTTGCAATACCGTTGTACTCATCCAGTGAAGGATGCTTATCCTTTGTGGTTGACATCAGTCATCTGTGAGGTATGGTTTGCGTTTTCGTGGCTTCTCGATCAGTTTCCAAAATGGTACCCCATTAACCGTGAGACTTATCTTGAAAGACTTGCAGTAAG ATATGATAGAGAGGGTGAGCCCTCCCAGTTAGCACCTATTGATATATTTGTGAGTACAGTGGATCCCATGAAGGAGCCTCCTCTTATTACTGCCAACACTGTGCTGTCCATCCTTTGTGTGGATTACCCTGTCGACAAAGTATCTTGTTATGTTTCTGATGATGGTGCATCTATGCTGACCTTTGAAGCGCTCTCTGAAACTGCGGAATTTGCCAGGAAATGGGTACCTTTCTGCAAGAAGCACAACATTGAACCCAGGGCCCCTGAATTTTATTTTGCTCAGAAGATTGATTACCTTAAGGACAAGATCCAGCCTTCTTTTGTGAAAGAGCGCAGATCAATGAAG AGGGAATACGAAGAATTCAAGGTACGCATCAATGCTCTTGTTGCCAAGGCTCAAAAAATGCCTGAAGAAGGATGGACAATGCAAGATGGAACTTCTTGGCCCGGAAATAACACTCGGGATCATCCGGGAATGATCCAG GTCTTTCTGGGACATAGCGGGGGCCTTGATACGGATGGAAATGAGCTTCCTCGGTTGGTTTATGTTTCTCGTGAGAAGCGTCCAGGATTTCAACATCACAAGAAAGCTGGAGCTATGAATGCTTTG ATCCGTGTCTCTGCTGTCCTCACAAATGGAGCATATCTTTTGAATGTCGATTGTGATCACTACTTCAATAACAGTAAAGCTCTTAAAGAAGCCATGTGTTTTATGATGGATCCTGCTTATGGAAAGAAGACTTGCTATGTGCAGTTTCCTCAGCGTTTTGATGGCATCGATTTGCACGATAGATATGCTAACCGCAATATTGTGTTTTTTGAT ATCAACTTGAAAGGGTTAGATGGCCTTCAAGGCCCTGTTTATGTGGGAACTGGATGTTGCTTTAATCGGCAAGCTCTGTATGGATACGATCCAGTCCTAACAGAAGAAGACCTGCAACCAAACATTATTGTTAGAAGCTGTTGTGGATCAAGGAAGAAGGGAAAGAGGGCCAATAAAAAGTACATTGATAAGAACCGAGCTGTAAAAAGAACTGAATCCACCATTCCTATCTTTAATGTGGAAGACATGGAAGATGGCGTGGAAG GATACGATGATGAGAAGTCGCTTCTTATGTCTCAGAAGAGCTTGGAGAAACGATTTGGTCAATCTCCTGTCTTCATTGCTGCAACCTTTATGGAACAGGGCGGCATTCCACCGTCAACAAATCCTGCCACTCTTTTAAAAGAAGCAATTCATGTTATTAGCTGTGGTTATGAAGATAAAACAGAATGGGGCAAAGAG ATTGGGTGGATTTACGGTTCTGTCACAGAAGATATTTTGACTGGTTTCAAAATGCATGCTCGAGGATGGATCTCAATTTATTGTATGCCTCCTCGTCCAGCATTCAAGGGGTCTGCTCCCATCAATCTGTCAGATCGTTTGAACCAGGTCCTTAGGTGGGCTCTCGGATCCATTGAAATTCTTCTAAGCAGGCATTGTCCCATATGGTATGGCTACACTGGGAAACTGCAGCTATTGGAGAGACTGGCTTATATTAACACCATTGTTTATCCGCTCACCTCTATTCCATTGATCGCCTATTGCATTCTTCCTGCTATCTGTCTTCTCACCAACAAATTTATCATTCCAGAG ATAAGCAATTTTGCCAGCATGTGGTTCATTCTACTCTTCGTCTCCATTTTTGCTACTGGCATACTTGAAATGAGGTGGGGTGGCGTTACTGTTGAGGACTGGTGGAGGAACGAACAATTTTGGGTCATTGGTGGAACATCAGCCCATCTCTTTGCTGTCTTCCAAGGTCTCTTAAAAGTCCTTGCAGGAATTGATACCAATTTCACTGTCACTTCAAAAGcatctgatgaagatggagaTTTTTCCGAGCTCTATGTGTTCAAATGGACATCCCTCATTATACCTCCCACCACTGTCCTTATCGTAAATTTGGTCGGAATTGTGGCTGGTGTTTCATATGCTATCAACAGTGGATATCAGTCATGGGGTCCCCTTTTCGGGAAATTATTCTTTGCTATCTGGGTTATTGTCCACTTGTATCCTTTCCTGAAAGGTTTGTTAGGCCGGCAAAACCGTACGCCTACAATTGTCATCGTTTGGTCTATTCTACTTGCATCAATTTTCTCTCTGCTTTGGGTGCGAATCGACCCCTTCACATCTGAGGCTACAAAGAGAGCTGCACAAGGTCAGTGTGGTATCAACTGTTAA
- the LOC140815953 gene encoding adenine nucleotide transporter BT1, chloroplastic/mitochondrial-like → MMARIEKMQALEVRNNGSLFNSHLGLRWNLQDCNFYPGGGLFASVGQMGNNENGGFKLPYADLFVKYVSLPEGFKILGVQEEENGATKKKKKRVGLKVKIRNPSLRRLLSGGIAGAISRTAVAPLETIRTHLMVGSSGHSTSEVFHNIMQADGWTGLFKGNFINVIRVAPSKAIELLVYDTVNKNLSSRPGEQFKLPVPPSLVAGACAGVSSTLVTYPLELVKTRLTIQREVYNGLLDAFVKILQEGGPGELYRGLVPSVIGVIPYAAANYCAYDTLRKVYRKIFKQEKIGNIETLLIGSASGAISSSATFPLEVARKHMQVGAVGGRQVYRNVLHALASILEQEGIQGLYKGLGPSCLKLVPAAGISFMCYEACKKILVDKEEDE, encoded by the exons ATGATGGCTAGGATAGAAAAAATGCAAGCTTTGGAGGTAAGAAACAATGGGTCTCTATTTAATTCTCATTTGGGTCTCCGATGGAATCTCCAAGATTGCAACTTTTACCCTGGCGGCGGCCTCTTTGCTTCTGTTGGGCAAATGGGAAACAACGAAAACGGGGGTTTCAAATTACCTTATGCCGATTTATTTGTGAAGTATGTTTCGTTGCCTGAGGGGTTTAAGATATTAGGTGTTCAGGAGGAGGAAAATGGGGCgacgaagaagaagaaaaagagaGTTGGGCTCAAAGTTAAAATTAGGAATCCCTCGTTGAGAAGGTTATTGAGCGGTGGAATAGCTGGAGCGATCTCAAGGACTGCTGTGGCTCCACTCGAGACGATTAGGACTCACTTGATGGTGGGCAGTAGTGGGCATTCAACTTCTGAGGTGTTTCACAATATTATGCAAGCAGATGGATGGACTGGATTGTTTAAGGGCAATTTCATTAATGTGATTCGAGTTGCACCTAGCAAGGCCATTGAG TTACTTGTTTACGACACTGTCAACAAGAATTTGTCTTCAAGACCTGGAGAACAATTCAAATTGCCAGTTCCCCCTTCATTGGTGGCAGGAGCTTGTGCTGGAGTTAGCTCAACTCTTGTAACCTATCCCCTTGAGTTAGTCAAGACGCGATTGACCATTCAG AGAGAAGTTTATAATGGTCTGCTTGACGCTTTTGTTAAAATATTGCAAGAGGGTGGGCCTGGCGAGCTCTATAGAGGTCTTGTACCCAGTGTCATCGGAGTGATTCCATATGCTGCTGCCAACTACTGTGCATATGACACGTTACGGAAGGTCTATAGAAAAATTTTCAAACAGGAGAAGATTGGAAATATTGAAACACTGTTGATTGGATCAGCATCTGGTGCTATATCAAGTAGTGCTACCTTCCCTCTTGAAGTGGCTCGTAAGCACATGCAGGTTGGTGCTGTCGGTGGGAGGCAAGTGTATAGGAACGTGCTTCACGCTCTTGCCAGCATACTTGAACAAGAGGGAATTCAAGGTTTGTACAAAGGGCTCGGCCCGAGCTGCTTGAAGTTGGTGCCTGCAGCTGGGATATCTTTCATGTGTTACGAAGCGTGCAAGAAAATTTTGGTAGATAAAGAAGAGGACGAGTAG